In Amaranthus tricolor cultivar Red isolate AtriRed21 chromosome 3, ASM2621246v1, whole genome shotgun sequence, a single window of DNA contains:
- the LOC130809497 gene encoding abscisic acid 8'-hydroxylase 1 isoform X2, translating to MTEKRYGNCFKTHIFGETNVFVSNTESAKEILSNDLGKFTKKYIRSIGEVVGSQSLLCASHQNHKLLRSHLLDLFTSNSISHFTTQFDELVVNTLSTWERMDHVFILDEALKMTLKAMCKMLLSLEGRNEELCLLQKDVAYVCQAMLAFPWKFPWTTFSKGLKARKRIMEMLTKMIKERKDKESIQDPSVYDHKDVLQYLLSIEDNIFTDAQIKDNILTMIIAGQDTTANAMTWMVKYLDENQGVLATLQDEVKYLQKRVANKSFLTLKILNEMTYGAKVVKETLRMASIVPWFPRVALNDCEISGFTIKKGWTVNVDARSIHFDPSLHKSDPHKFIPSRFENEVKAYSFLAFGAGGRTCLGMNLAKTMMLVFLYRLVTTYSWEVTDPDSSVENWALFARLKSGCPVRVKPLCN from the exons ATGACAGAGAAGAG GTATGGGAATTGTTTTAAGACACATATATTTGGGGAGACCAATGTATTTGTGTCAAACACTGAGTCAGCAAAGGAGATATTAAGCAATGATTTAGGAAAGTTTACAAAGAAGTACATAAGATCAATTGGAGAGGTTGTTGGGTCTCAAAGCTTACTTTGTGCATCTCATCAAAACCATAAGTTACTTCGGTCACATCTTCTCGACTTATTCACATCAAATTCTATTTCTCATTTCACCACCCAATTTGATGAATTGGTTGTCAATACTCTCTCAACTTGGGAACGTATGGACCATGTTTTCATACTCGATGAAGCACTTAAG ATGACTTTAAAGGCAATGTGCAAAATGCTATTAAGCCTAGAGGGTAGAAATGAAGAGTTATGTTTACTGCAAAAGGATGTTGCTTATGTTTGTCAAGCAATGCTTGCATTTCCATGGAAGTTTCCATGGACTACTTTCAGCAAAGGTCTTAAG GCAAGAAAAAGGATAATGGAGATGCTAACAAAGATGATAAAGGAAAGAAAAGATAAAGAATCAATACAAGATCCTTCTGTTTATGATCACAAAGATGTTCTACAATACCTGCTGTCTATCGAAGATAACATTTTTACAGATGCACAAATCAAAGATAACATTTTAACCATGATAATTGCAG GCCAAGACACTACAGCAAATGCAATGACTTGGATGGTCAAATACTTAGATGAAAATCAAGGTGTCCTTGCAACTTTACAG GATGAAGTAAAGTACTTACAGAAGCGAGTAGCCAACAAATCATTTCTTACGCTAAAAATTCTAAATGAGATGACTTATGGTGCCAAG GTTGTAAAAGAAACGTTGAGGATGGCGTCCATAGTACCTTGGTTCCCCAGAGTTGCACTTAATGACTGTGAAATCTCAG GATTTACgatcaaaaaaggatggactgtGAACGTGGATGCAAGATCTATACATTTTGATCCAAGTTTACATAAATCAGATCCTCATAAGTTCATTCCATCTAGGTTTGAA AATGAAGTAAAAGCATACAGTTTCTTAGCATTTGGTGCAGGGGGAAGAACATGTCTTGGCATGAATCTTGCCAAAACTATGATGCTTGTGTTCCTTTACCGCTTAGTTACCACTTACTC GTGGGAGGTGACCGATCCAGATTCAAGTGTGGAAAATTGGGCATTATTTGCGAGGTTAAAAAGTGGTTGTCCTGTTCGAGTAAAACCTCTATGCAACTAA
- the LOC130809497 gene encoding abscisic acid 8'-hydroxylase CYP707A2 isoform X3, translating to MYGNCFKTHIFGETNVFVSNTESAKEILSNDLGKFTKKYIRSIGEVVGSQSLLCASHQNHKLLRSHLLDLFTSNSISHFTTQFDELVVNTLSTWERMDHVFILDEALKMTLKAMCKMLLSLEGRNEELCLLQKDVAYVCQAMLAFPWKFPWTTFSKGLKARKRIMEMLTKMIKERKDKESIQDPSVYDHKDVLQYLLSIEDNIFTDAQIKDNILTMIIAGQDTTANAMTWMVKYLDENQGVLATLQDEVKYLQKRVANKSFLTLKILNEMTYGAKVVKETLRMASIVPWFPRVALNDCEISGFTIKKGWTVNVDARSIHFDPSLHKSDPHKFIPSRFENEVKAYSFLAFGAGGRTCLGMNLAKTMMLVFLYRLVTTYSWEVTDPDSSVENWALFARLKSGCPVRVKPLCN from the exons at GTATGGGAATTGTTTTAAGACACATATATTTGGGGAGACCAATGTATTTGTGTCAAACACTGAGTCAGCAAAGGAGATATTAAGCAATGATTTAGGAAAGTTTACAAAGAAGTACATAAGATCAATTGGAGAGGTTGTTGGGTCTCAAAGCTTACTTTGTGCATCTCATCAAAACCATAAGTTACTTCGGTCACATCTTCTCGACTTATTCACATCAAATTCTATTTCTCATTTCACCACCCAATTTGATGAATTGGTTGTCAATACTCTCTCAACTTGGGAACGTATGGACCATGTTTTCATACTCGATGAAGCACTTAAG ATGACTTTAAAGGCAATGTGCAAAATGCTATTAAGCCTAGAGGGTAGAAATGAAGAGTTATGTTTACTGCAAAAGGATGTTGCTTATGTTTGTCAAGCAATGCTTGCATTTCCATGGAAGTTTCCATGGACTACTTTCAGCAAAGGTCTTAAG GCAAGAAAAAGGATAATGGAGATGCTAACAAAGATGATAAAGGAAAGAAAAGATAAAGAATCAATACAAGATCCTTCTGTTTATGATCACAAAGATGTTCTACAATACCTGCTGTCTATCGAAGATAACATTTTTACAGATGCACAAATCAAAGATAACATTTTAACCATGATAATTGCAG GCCAAGACACTACAGCAAATGCAATGACTTGGATGGTCAAATACTTAGATGAAAATCAAGGTGTCCTTGCAACTTTACAG GATGAAGTAAAGTACTTACAGAAGCGAGTAGCCAACAAATCATTTCTTACGCTAAAAATTCTAAATGAGATGACTTATGGTGCCAAG GTTGTAAAAGAAACGTTGAGGATGGCGTCCATAGTACCTTGGTTCCCCAGAGTTGCACTTAATGACTGTGAAATCTCAG GATTTACgatcaaaaaaggatggactgtGAACGTGGATGCAAGATCTATACATTTTGATCCAAGTTTACATAAATCAGATCCTCATAAGTTCATTCCATCTAGGTTTGAA AATGAAGTAAAAGCATACAGTTTCTTAGCATTTGGTGCAGGGGGAAGAACATGTCTTGGCATGAATCTTGCCAAAACTATGATGCTTGTGTTCCTTTACCGCTTAGTTACCACTTACTC GTGGGAGGTGACCGATCCAGATTCAAGTGTGGAAAATTGGGCATTATTTGCGAGGTTAAAAAGTGGTTGTCCTGTTCGAGTAAAACCTCTATGCAACTAA